A genomic stretch from Haloferax sp. Atlit-12N includes:
- a CDS encoding DUF5798 family protein, which produces MALGGTAKKLQKVAEMAEDVYKKLNELREQVVEVRETVNETKSRVDRLEAENAEQRAILEAIAEEQGVDLDAAIAQAHISEAEEGSAGDETEPTADATDADADASSDTTDEA; this is translated from the coding sequence ATGGCACTCGGAGGCACCGCGAAGAAGCTCCAGAAGGTCGCAGAGATGGCCGAAGACGTGTACAAGAAGCTCAACGAACTGCGCGAGCAGGTCGTCGAGGTCCGCGAGACGGTCAACGAGACGAAGTCGCGCGTCGACCGACTCGAAGCCGAGAACGCCGAACAGCGGGCGATTCTCGAAGCCATCGCGGAAGAACAGGGCGTCGACCTCGACGCCGCAATCGCGCAGGCGCACATCTCTGAGGCCGAGGAAGGCTCGGCCGGAGACGAGACCGAGCCGACCGCCGACGCGACTGACGCCGATGCTGATGCATCGAGCGACACCACCGACGAAGCGTAA
- a CDS encoding PLP-dependent cysteine synthase family protein, which produces MTTHRDPLDSVLDAVGETPLVRVHASPDEVPVYAKLESFNPGASVKDRIGTYMLEQMLESGDLPEGGTIVEPTAGNTGIGFAVAAGQLGIRAVFVVPERFSVEKQTLMRALGADVVNTPTEDGMGGAIDRAHKLADELDDAVVPQQFSNPLNPEAHYETTAPEIYDALDGEVGALVAGCGTAGTLMGMARYGREHHEDTFVTAVEPEGSLYARLHGRDVAEASYKTEGIGTHDPATNELFDPELVDEIVQIGDRDTHDEMQRLAAEEGHLVASSAAANSLAAVDVAERAAAGDLDLPYDAVVTVFPDSSERYLSKGVYGDFESWEG; this is translated from the coding sequence ATGACCACGCACCGCGACCCCCTCGACTCGGTGCTCGACGCCGTCGGCGAGACGCCACTCGTCAGAGTCCACGCGTCGCCCGACGAGGTGCCCGTCTACGCGAAGCTCGAATCGTTCAATCCGGGCGCGAGCGTCAAGGACCGCATCGGGACGTACATGCTCGAACAGATGCTCGAATCGGGCGATCTCCCCGAGGGCGGCACTATCGTCGAGCCGACCGCCGGCAACACCGGCATCGGCTTCGCCGTCGCGGCCGGACAGCTCGGCATCCGCGCGGTGTTCGTCGTCCCCGAGCGGTTCAGCGTCGAAAAACAGACGCTCATGCGCGCGCTCGGTGCCGACGTGGTGAACACGCCCACCGAAGACGGGATGGGCGGCGCTATCGACCGCGCGCACAAGCTCGCCGACGAACTCGACGACGCCGTCGTCCCCCAACAGTTCTCCAACCCGCTCAACCCCGAGGCGCACTACGAGACGACCGCGCCCGAGATTTACGACGCCCTCGACGGCGAGGTCGGCGCGCTCGTCGCCGGCTGCGGCACCGCGGGCACGCTCATGGGGATGGCGCGCTACGGCCGCGAGCACCACGAAGACACGTTCGTTACCGCGGTGGAACCCGAAGGCTCGCTCTACGCCCGGCTCCACGGCCGCGACGTGGCGGAGGCGTCGTACAAGACCGAGGGCATCGGGACGCACGACCCCGCGACGAACGAGCTGTTCGACCCCGAGTTAGTGGACGAAATCGTCCAAATCGGCGACCGCGACACCCACGACGAGATGCAGCGCCTCGCCGCGGAGGAGGGCCACCTCGTCGCGTCGAGCGCCGCCGCCAACTCGCTGGCCGCCGTCGACGTGGCCGAGCGGGCCGCCGCCGGCGACCTCGACCTCCCGTACGACGCCGTCGTCACCGTCTTCCCCGACTCCTCGGAGCGATACCTCTCGAAGGGCGTCTACGGCGACTTCGAGTCGTGGGAAGGCTAA
- a CDS encoding CoA-binding protein, producing the protein MPITSDDDIRALFDAETIAVVGCSATPGKPAHDVPAYMQRHGYRVVPVNPFHDEILGERAYDSLADVDEDIDLVDVFRPSEEAGDIVDAAIERAADRGDVEAVWLQLGIRDDDAAARAEEAGLSFVQDKCFKVEHSRLA; encoded by the coding sequence ATGCCCATCACCAGCGACGACGACATCCGCGCGCTGTTCGACGCCGAGACCATCGCGGTCGTCGGCTGTTCGGCCACGCCCGGCAAGCCCGCCCACGACGTCCCGGCGTACATGCAGCGCCACGGCTACCGCGTCGTTCCGGTCAACCCCTTCCACGACGAAATCCTCGGCGAGAGGGCGTACGACTCGCTCGCCGACGTGGACGAGGACATCGACCTCGTGGACGTGTTCCGACCGTCCGAGGAGGCTGGCGACATCGTCGACGCCGCAATCGAGCGCGCCGCCGACCGCGGCGACGTGGAGGCCGTCTGGCTCCAACTCGGTATCCGCGACGACGACGCGGCCGCCCGCGCCGAGGAGGCGGGGCTCTCGTTCGTTCAGGACAAGTGCTTCAAGGTCGAACATTCGCGACTCGCCTGA
- a CDS encoding recombinase RecA, giving the protein MYKLGADLDVEVEPGTNLLLVGPPLTGKRSLALDILAEGTRNGEGAVIVTTKDGADRILNDFGKRLDYEGNPVAVVDCVTKQQGVGEVRDDERIRYTSSPVDMTGIGIKLSEILQEYYQDRGLSENRIMLHSLSTLLMYADLQTVFRFLHVFTGRIQSVGGLGLFTIDADAHDDRTMNTIKQLFDGIITTHEDAPPDIRIADH; this is encoded by the coding sequence ATGTATAAGCTAGGCGCTGACCTCGACGTCGAGGTCGAACCGGGCACGAACCTCCTTCTCGTCGGGCCGCCGCTGACCGGCAAGCGCTCGCTGGCGCTCGATATCCTCGCCGAGGGCACCCGAAACGGCGAAGGCGCGGTTATCGTCACGACCAAAGACGGCGCGGACCGCATCCTCAACGACTTCGGCAAGCGACTCGACTACGAGGGCAACCCCGTCGCGGTCGTCGACTGCGTCACGAAACAGCAGGGCGTCGGCGAGGTCCGCGACGACGAGCGAATCCGATACACGTCGTCGCCGGTCGACATGACCGGAATCGGAATCAAGCTCTCGGAGATTCTCCAGGAGTACTACCAGGACCGCGGGCTCTCGGAGAACCGCATCATGCTCCACTCGCTGTCGACGCTCCTGATGTACGCCGACCTCCAGACAGTCTTCCGGTTTCTCCACGTGTTCACCGGCCGCATCCAGAGCGTCGGCGGCCTCGGCCTGTTCACCATCGACGCCGACGCCCACGACGACCGGACGATGAACACCATCAAACAGCTCTTCGACGGCATCATCACGACTCACGAGGACGCGCCGCCGGACATCCGCATCGCGGACCACTGA
- a CDS encoding geranylgeranylglycerol-phosphate geranylgeranyltransferase translates to MSLGTRARGFVELTRPGNAVAAGVLTFTGAFVAGAAPGDALVVVAAMLATVFATGAGNAINDYFDRDIDRINRPDRPIPRGAVTAAEAKWFSVALFGGAVVSAFVLPVVAIAIAVVNLVALLAYTEFFKGLPGVGNVVVAALTGSTFLFGGAAIGEPLGAVVLCVLAALATLTREIVKDVEDIGGDREEGLRTLPIVVGEEASLWLGAVVLVVAVAASAVPFIWGGFGLAYLGVVVPADAVMLAAATRAFADPAAAQRRLKYGMFLAAFAFIVGRATAQTGGTI, encoded by the coding sequence ATGTCTCTCGGCACGCGAGCGCGCGGGTTCGTCGAACTCACCCGACCGGGAAACGCCGTCGCCGCGGGCGTTCTCACCTTCACCGGAGCGTTCGTCGCCGGGGCGGCTCCGGGCGACGCGCTCGTCGTCGTCGCGGCGATGCTCGCCACCGTGTTCGCCACGGGTGCGGGTAACGCCATCAACGACTATTTCGACCGTGATATCGACCGCATCAACCGCCCCGACCGGCCGATTCCGCGCGGCGCGGTGACCGCGGCCGAGGCGAAGTGGTTCAGCGTCGCGCTGTTCGGCGGGGCGGTCGTCTCGGCGTTCGTGCTCCCGGTCGTCGCCATCGCCATCGCCGTCGTCAACCTCGTTGCGCTCCTCGCGTACACGGAGTTCTTCAAGGGCCTCCCGGGCGTCGGCAACGTCGTCGTCGCCGCGCTCACCGGCTCGACGTTCCTCTTCGGCGGCGCGGCCATCGGCGAGCCGTTGGGCGCGGTCGTCCTCTGTGTGCTCGCCGCGCTGGCGACGCTGACCCGCGAAATCGTCAAAGACGTGGAGGACATCGGCGGCGACAGGGAAGAGGGACTGCGGACGCTTCCCATCGTCGTCGGTGAGGAGGCGTCGCTGTGGCTCGGCGCGGTCGTGTTGGTCGTGGCCGTCGCGGCGAGCGCGGTGCCGTTCATCTGGGGCGGGTTCGGGCTGGCGTACCTCGGAGTCGTCGTCCCCGCCGACGCGGTCATGCTCGCGGCCGCGACGCGGGCGTTCGCCGACCCGGCCGCCGCCCAGCGCCGACTCAAATACGGGATGTTTTTAGCGGCGTTCGCCTTCATCGTCGGACGGGCGACGGCGCAGACTGGAGGAACCATATAA
- a CDS encoding SDR family oxidoreductase, with protein sequence MTTEFGSELDGQVAIVTGASSGIGSSTAESLASRGASVVLAARREGELEELAATIEDTDGDALVVPTDITNDDDIDTLVEATLDEYGRIDILVNNAGLMPLAHIAEADRETLQTTIDVNFSGLIKLTHAVVPTMMEQESGHIVNISSVVGRFLQANSSHYNATKAGVKMFGDSLRLDVAEAGIRVATVEPGAVDTELLEHIPDDEVQENVKDYVGTMDALAPEDIARTITFVVTQPRRVDINEVLIRPLDQVQP encoded by the coding sequence ATGACGACAGAATTCGGTTCAGAATTAGATGGGCAGGTCGCAATCGTCACCGGGGCGTCTTCGGGTATCGGCAGTTCGACTGCCGAGTCGCTCGCATCGCGCGGTGCGAGCGTCGTTCTCGCCGCCCGCCGCGAGGGCGAACTCGAAGAACTCGCCGCAACCATCGAAGACACCGACGGCGACGCACTCGTCGTTCCGACAGACATCACGAACGACGATGACATCGACACCCTCGTCGAGGCAACGCTCGACGAGTACGGCCGCATCGACATCCTCGTCAACAACGCCGGTCTCATGCCGCTCGCACACATCGCTGAGGCCGACCGCGAAACGCTACAGACCACCATCGACGTGAACTTCAGCGGCCTGATCAAGCTCACGCACGCCGTCGTCCCGACGATGATGGAACAGGAGAGCGGCCACATCGTCAACATCTCCTCCGTCGTCGGGCGGTTCCTCCAGGCGAACAGTTCGCACTACAACGCGACGAAAGCGGGCGTCAAGATGTTCGGCGACTCGCTCCGTCTCGACGTCGCCGAGGCCGGCATCCGCGTCGCCACTGTCGAACCGGGCGCGGTCGACACCGAACTGCTCGAACACATCCCCGACGACGAGGTCCAAGAGAACGTCAAGGACTACGTCGGAACGATGGACGCGCTCGCTCCCGAGGACATCGCTCGGACGATTACGTTCGTCGTCACCCAGCCGCGGCGCGTCGACATCAACGAGGTCCTCATTCGGCCGCTCGACCAGGTCCAGCCGTAA